The genomic stretch TTCGGCCGCTCGGACTCGCCGAACGCGCCGAAGTTCATCCACTGGGGCCTCAAGAGCGTCGGCAACGCGGAGATCCGCCGGACCTACAAGGCGTACGTGGACCGGAAGCTCGGCACGCTCGGCCTCGAGCCGCCCGACGAGCGGAAGAACCGCCGCTTCCTCTGAGCCGGCGCCCGGGTATCGTCGTTACGAGGACACTACCGGCGCCCGGCGATCCTGGACTCGCCCGAACGGGTCTGCTAAACTCCCGCCGCCTGGGACGCCCGTCGCGGGCGTCGCGGCGGACACTCGAGACCCGAACTCCCAGTCGGAGGTCACCGTGCGTACAAGGAACCGCGTGCTCGTCGCGGGTCTCCTCGCCGTCCTGGCAGTGGGCCAGGCGCCGGCGGCCGAGACCGTGAAGATCGGCTTCATCACCTCGCTCTCCGGCCCCGCGGGCATCATCGGCAAGCACATGAAGGACTCGGTCGAGCTGGCGCTCGATCACCTCGGCCGCAAGATCGGCGGTCTCGACGTCGAGCTGATCTACGGCGACGACCAGCAGAAGGCCGACGTGGGCAAGCAGGTCGCCGACGAGATGCTGAAGAAGCACAAGGTGCACTTCGTCAGCGGCATCATCTGGTCGAACGTCATGCTGGCGGTCGCGCCCGTCGTCACGCGCGAGCGCGTCTTCATGATCGGCACCAACGCCGGACCCCACCAGCTGGCCGGCAAGGACTGCTCGGAGTACTTCTTCACCACGTCGTGGCAGAACGATCAGACGCCCGAGGCGATGGGGAAGTACATGCAGGACCAGGGTCTCACCGACGTGTACATCATGGCCCCCAACTACGCCGCGGGGAAGGACATGCTCAGCGGCTTCAAGCGGTATTTCAAGGGCCGCATCGTCGCCGAGGTGTACACGCAGGTCAACCAGCCCGACTACCAGGCGGAGCTCAGCCAGATCCGCGCCGCCAATCCGAAGGCCGTGTTCGTGTTCTACCCCGGCGCCATGGGGATCCAGTTCGTGAAGCAGTATGCCCAGGCGGGGCTCCGCGAGCAGATCCCGCTCTACTCCGTCTACACGGTGGACGAGGTCACGCTGCCGGCGGTGCAAGAGGCGGCGCTCGGCAACTGGGAGACGCGCTACTGGAGCCCCGACCTCGGCAACGAGGCGAACAAGAAGTACGTGGCCGACTTCCGCAAGAAGTACGGCTACACGCCCGCGTTCTACGGCGCGCAGAGCTACGACGGCATCATGCTGATCGACTCCGCCGTCCGCGCGGTCAAGGGAGACCTCTCGAACAAGGCGGGGATGATCGCCGCGATGCGGAAGGCCGACTACAAATCCACGCGCGGCCCGTACAAGTACAACGTGAACCACTTTCCGATCGAAAACTTCTACCTCCTCCGGACCGTGAAGACGGCCGACGGCCAGTACGCGATGCAGATCCAGAGGACGGTCTTCGACAACCACAAGGACGCCTACTACCAGGACTGCGGGATGAAGTGGTAGGCGCCGCGCGCTCGAGGGCCCCCGGGGGCGCGACACCGTCGCGCCCCCTTTTTCGTGCACGATGAGCCCGCTGCTGGTGCTCGAGCAGTGCCTGAACGGCCTGCAGTTCGGCGTGATGCTGTTCCTGCTGGCGGCGGGGCTGACCCTCGTCTTCGGGATCATGAACCTCGTCAACCTCGCCCACGGCTCCCTCTTCATGCTGGGCGCGTACCTGGCCACGGCCCTCGCACGCGCGACCGGCTCGTTCGTGCTGGGGGCGCTGCTGGCGCTCCCGGCCACGCTGCTGATCGGCGTCGTGGTGGAGCTCGTCGCGCTGCGGACGCTCTACGAGCGCGACCACCTCGATCAGGTGTTGGCGACCTTCGGGCTCATCCTCTTCTTCAACGAGCTCGTGGCGATCCTCTGGGGCCGCGCCGCCATCTACACGAGCCTGCCGCCCTCGCTCGCCGGCCACTTCGTGCTCCTGCCCGGGCTCCGATACCCGACCTACCGGGCCCTCGTCATCCTGGTGGGCGCGGCGGCGGCGCTCTTCCTCTACGTGCTGGTGACCCGCACGCGGCTGGGGATGCTGATCCGCGCGGGCGCATCGAACCGCACGATGGTCGCGGCGCTCGGCGTGAACATCCGGGCGCTCTACACGCTGGTCTTCGGGCTGGGCGCCGCCCTCGCGGGCCTCGCGGGGCTCATGGCCGC from Candidatus Methylomirabilota bacterium encodes the following:
- a CDS encoding ABC transporter substrate-binding protein codes for the protein MRTRNRVLVAGLLAVLAVGQAPAAETVKIGFITSLSGPAGIIGKHMKDSVELALDHLGRKIGGLDVELIYGDDQQKADVGKQVADEMLKKHKVHFVSGIIWSNVMLAVAPVVTRERVFMIGTNAGPHQLAGKDCSEYFFTTSWQNDQTPEAMGKYMQDQGLTDVYIMAPNYAAGKDMLSGFKRYFKGRIVAEVYTQVNQPDYQAELSQIRAANPKAVFVFYPGAMGIQFVKQYAQAGLREQIPLYSVYTVDEVTLPAVQEAALGNWETRYWSPDLGNEANKKYVADFRKKYGYTPAFYGAQSYDGIMLIDSAVRAVKGDLSNKAGMIAAMRKADYKSTRGPYKYNVNHFPIENFYLLRTVKTADGQYAMQIQRTVFDNHKDAYYQDCGMKW
- a CDS encoding branched-chain amino acid ABC transporter permease, encoding MSPLLVLEQCLNGLQFGVMLFLLAAGLTLVFGIMNLVNLAHGSLFMLGAYLATALARATGSFVLGALLALPATLLIGVVVELVALRTLYERDHLDQVLATFGLILFFNELVAILWGRAAIYTSLPPSLAGHFVLLPGLRYPTYRALVILVGAAAALFLYVLVTRTRLGMLIRAGASNRTMVAALGVNIRALYTLVFGLGAALAGLAGLMAAPLYAVQPGMGEQILIQVFVVIVIGGIGSIRGAVAGALVVGMVDTLGRAFLRPTLSTIVSPAAADKAGPALASMLIYLMMAAVLFFRPQGLFPTRGR